The genomic window GCGTTAAGCATTCCAacagttttattattataaacttTAAGTAAATGTGAAACTCAAGATTTCAATATCTATATTCGCATTTTTCTTATTGTTTGAACAACTCCCATAGGTaatgaaataagctaaaattatatattttttaagaaaaagaattaCAATATTGAATTTTGGTACTAACAAAAATACCCCTTACATTGAGCTGTTggccacttatatatatatatattctacttTTATACGtaaaatatatgtatgcatatcACATTGCATGTTAAATAAAAGATATATACCCTTTAGTTCAATAGCTGATCTAATGAAGCAAATAAAGAAACGAGGCACTTGAAGCAAAAATGGTGAAGTTGGCAGTAAAAGTATATGGTTGTGTTATTTATTTAGGTTTGAGATTTGTttgaaatttgagagaatttgggtaaaaaaattaggCCCCTTTAAAATATCGGTTGAGTTCGGACTTGAACATTCAAGCCTGAGTCCAACCTGACTcggttttaagtttataatattttatattatgttatttttatatattatataattcataacacattaaaaaaataagcatatactaaatatataattctattctaatgtaaacattaaaataatgttaagatgatttTAAttccaataaataaaaatatatataatattatttaatattaaaataaaataaatatttttaaaaaaaataaaaaataatatgagtgggctgaaaataaattttggttaatcttttGTAAATATTGGCcgatttagacaaaattttaggtctatattttttattgaacCGAACTTAAcaagtataaaatatgttaatattacgCTTAAACCCAACCCAAACTCAGCTCGACTCGGCCCGAGCACCTCTACTCTAAAGAAAAGGAATTGATAGTTTTTAATGTAGAGCTTTTTAGAAAAGTTGATTGTTAATGGATATAGTTGATTGTGTTCTTATATTCTGCTTTTACAATTTTGTTTGTGTTTGGTATACATTTACCGATTTTATCGATGTCtgattttttaaatcaaattcaaatatatttatttgtataaatGAGCCAGGTAAAAACCCAAAAGCCAAAAAACGAATGGAATTTAATTGGAAAAGGaataagggtaaactatacctacatcactaaattattagaaaatttatattttgattattcaactttaaaaagttacaaaaagattattgaattatttgaaattttttgtttaagtCATTGGGTTATTAAAACGGCTATTGTATGGCATTATCTATTTGCACTACTTACACCACACCAATCAAAAGCTCTTATTAttcttctcttctacaattcagtttttttttcatgaaaataactTCAAATGTTATGAATCTgcaaaccaaaatttaaatatatttcttcTCTGATCTTTGACACTAACGATCAGCTTGATTTGGGTCTAAAGAATGTTTTTCTAATGGTCAATAGGTGTTGATTATTGTATCAATCGTCAAATTGTTGCTTGAAGCTTGCGAGctagatttcaaaaaaaaaatcttaacaaTCCTATgacataaataaaaactttcgaaaaGTTTAATGATTcaaataaaaactttttttataatatttttttaaattgagtgattaaaatataaatttaaaacttctaaGAAccgtttaaaaaaaaagaaaaaaaaaactcttgtTGTTTTTTTGTTGGGAGAagtataataaaaacaaatgggTTAAAACTGAAGTAatccaaaaataataagaataccTAAGAAATTAAGACAAACcttccaaaaaatattttaagacaAAACTGCAAAATGGTAACTGTAAGAATCGCACCAAACATTACCTGACAACAAatcccctaaaatggaaaataaaacaaaaatcgcCATTCGATTTGGTTTCACCAGCATCATCGTCACCATTAATTCATCATCGTAATCTATCCATCTCCTGCATTCCTCAGAACCCTAACTCTCCGAATTCCCTAAACTAACCATACTAATAAAACCCGAAAATCCCCTGTTTGCTTCCATGGTGTAAAAAAAGTTTAAGAATCATTTGAAATCTACTTgtttttgtttatattaaaattattatacttttttgggagagagagagagaggttaCCGAAGATGGCTTCAACGAGTCCAACGAACCGATCCTCATCGGATGACATCATCGATGTGACGCCGCTTCTCTCATCAACAAGCAACGCGTCACGGGACGAGTCCAATCCGCGTCGATCCGTTCGTCGCCAGAGCCTTCGTGAAGCGGCTCGGTTCCTGCGCCGAGCCAGCAGCCGAAGAATGATGCGTGAACCGTCCATGCTGGTTCGAGAAACCGCCGCCGAGCAGCTCGAGGAGCGCCAGAGCGATTGGGCGTATTCGAAGCCCGTCGTGGTCCTCGACATTATCTGGAATTTCGCGTTCGTCGCGGTATCGGTTGGGGTTTTGCTCTCGAGTTGGGAAGAGAGGCCTGATACGCCGTTGAGGCTGTGGATAATAGGGTACGCTTTCCAGTGCTTGTTGCATATGGTTTGCGTTTGTGTGGAGTACAGGCGGCGGAGGAGGCAGCAGAGCATGGAGTACAGACCATTTAATGCCGGAGAGGAAGGAATTCTCAGCCCGGGATCAAGGGTGGATTCGGAGCAGTACGTGACATTGGCTCAGCTGGAAGAGGATAGTGGAAGGTATACTGTTCTTATTGATTCAGACCCATATttgtatttgatgaatttgagaagTTAAAatgattattcttttatttgttttgagtGTTCCCTCTTATATGTTAATTGTTAAGTTGAGATGGACATTACTTTCTGCAGTATAAAGTGAAATTATGGTTTCAGTAGGAAATGCGTTTAATGTGGGTTGGGGATTTTCATGTATGTAAAACCTGCCCTATGCAtttgaaatttgttaaattatgttCTTGGATATTGTTAGCCTCATCTGTTATAGGGTTTAAGTTGTGTATGATTTTACTGCAAACTCATtttaatggctaaattcattttaaattttgatgttttcagCGGTGTTGCAAAGCATCTAGAATCTACAAATACAATGTTGTCATTCATCTGGTGGATCGTCGGATTCTACTGGGTATCTATAGGTGGCCAAGCATTAGCACGCACCTCGCCTCAACTTTATTGGTTAGTTGGTGTTGTTCTTCCATCCGCATTTTTGGGTTTTTGAAGGTTTTCCCCTATAACCGGACCCTAATGTAATGCTATTTTTCTGCAGGCTTTGTATAATTTTTCTCGGTTTTGATGTCTTCTTTGTTGTTTTCTGCGTTGCACTGGCATGCATCATTGGTATTGCTGTCTGCTGCTGTCTTCCATGTATTATTGCAATCCTATATGCTGTGGCAGATCAGGTAACTGTCTCATCTTCCTGCTTGCAAGATTATCATCACTGCACATGCACCATTGGTTGTTTGTGTGCTTTTGATGCTTGATTTTTGTGCTTGAATATATATAGTTCTGTTAATGGAGGTAACGTGCTTTGCAAATTTAGTTAGTATGGATTCTTGTGCTGTTTTGTGAACTTTTAACTTCCTACATGGATCTGGTTCAACTCAGGTAATTGTTTTTGTTACAGTGGACTAAATAATTGTTTGTTTCTAGAAAGTTTATACAATATCAAGGCGGCTTTTGTGTGATACACATATTGGATGTTTAAACTTTTTTCTGCTTTTTGATGCACTTTTCTTTTACTTGCTTCGTATGACCTCTTGGATCAGGAGGGAGCTTCCAAGGAAGACATCGAGCAGTTATCAAAATTCAAGTTCTGTAAAATCAACAATGA from Gossypium hirsutum isolate 1008001.06 chromosome D12, Gossypium_hirsutum_v2.1, whole genome shotgun sequence includes these protein-coding regions:
- the LOC107947003 gene encoding E3 ubiquitin-protein ligase At4g11680 — translated: MASTSPTNRSSSDDIIDVTPLLSSTSNASRDESNPRRSVRRQSLREAARFLRRASSRRMMREPSMLVRETAAEQLEERQSDWAYSKPVVVLDIIWNFAFVAVSVGVLLSSWEERPDTPLRLWIIGYAFQCLLHMVCVCVEYRRRRRQQSMEYRPFNAGEEGILSPGSRVDSEQYVTLAQLEEDSGSGVAKHLESTNTMLSFIWWIVGFYWVSIGGQALARTSPQLYWLCIIFLGFDVFFVVFCVALACIIGIAVCCCLPCIIAILYAVADQEGASKEDIEQLSKFKFCKINNDGKSAVNVQEPVGGIMTECGTDSPREHVLSPDDAECCICLSAYDDGVELRELRCGHHFHCACVDKWLRINATCPLCKYNILKSSSHEEV